The Macrobrachium nipponense isolate FS-2020 chromosome 7, ASM1510439v2, whole genome shotgun sequence DNA window GCAGACCCATTcttagaagtcaaggcagaaccGGAATTTTTTGACTATGGTGATTTTGATGTGAACTGTTCTTCCCTATCTATTATTAAGTGTGAAAAGGAGAGCTCTCCAAGCTATGATGATGAGAGTGGAAAGAAAAAGATCTGTATTGGAGGggaaaatagacattttggtAGAAGCAACGCAGCAGGGAAACTATTTACTTGTGCTGAATGCCAAAAGACGTTTTCACGAATTGACAGGCTGAAATCCCACACATGTTATTGAACTCCCATCACagggaaagaaagaaaccgcatattacttgctctgtatgtcaaaaaagtttttctgtttCTAGTACTCTCAAatatcacatgagaactcatacgggagagaaaccatatacttgctctgtatgtcaaaaaagtttttctgatTCAAGTACTCTCAAATGTCACAcgagaactcatacgggagagaaaccatatacttgctctgtatgccAAAAAAGTTTTTCTGATTCAAGAGCTCTCAAATATCACAttagaactcatacaggagagaaaccatatacttgctctgtatgtcaaaaaagtttttctgatTCAAGTACTCTCAAACGCCACgtgagaactcatacgggagagaaaccatttacttgctctgtatgtcaaaaaagttatTCTGGTTCAAGTGCTCTCAAatatcacatgagaactcatacgggagagaaaccatttACTTGCTCTGTATGTAAAAAAAGTTTTCTATTTCAAGTGCTCTCAAATATCACATGAAAACTCATACGGggaagaaaccatatacttgctctgtatgtcaaaaaggTTTTTCGTATTCAGGCACTCTCAAATGTCACATGAGAgctcatacgggagagaaaccatacacttgctctgtatgtcaaagaaatttttctgtttcaagtaatctcacaaaacacatgaaaactcatacgggcgagaaaccatatacttgctctgtatgtcaagaaagtttttctcaatcaaatGATCTCAAatcacacatgagaactcatacaggagagaaaccaaatacttgctctgtatgtcgaAAAAGTTTTTTTGATTCAAGTACTCTCAcaaaacacatgagaactcatacaggagagaaaccatatacttgctctgtatgtcaaaaaagtttttcttattCAGTTGCTCTCAAATGTCACATGAaaactcatacgggagagaaaccatatacttgctctgtatgtcaaagaagtttttctgatTCAAGTAATCTCAAatgtcacatgagaactcatacaggagagaaaccatatacttgctctatatgtccACGAAATTTTTCTGTTTCAAGTCATCTCATTTATCACATGAaaactcatacgggagagaaaccatatacttgctctgtatgtcaaaaaagtttttctgtttCAAGTCATCTCAAAACCCACATGAAAACTCATGCATGAGAAAAAGCATTCATTTACCAAACAATCTCAAAAGACATGAGAAttcacactagacagaaactctatattacttgatctctgtccaagtcatttttattattaaatgtttttatataactGCTGTAATTTGTATATTGTTAAGAGAGAACTTGCGTAACATTTGTAAGTGAAATTTCGTTTGACGTAAGTGTGGACAAGAAAATGCTGTCTTTGTTCATCGAGGGAAACTTTTACTTATGAGCTCAAATAAGTGCAGCAAGttaaaaattattacttatatttacttTATGAGAAAAtggttctctttttatttttataagattattgttttaataattactgGTTCTTAGATACAACACTGAATCGCtttagtattttaatgtcttTCTGGTATTCTGACGATTTCAATTGTTTTGAGGCAATGGATTGTTCAATTGAGACCAATTCATTTGTCAGTGTTATCAATAAATGTGTTGAGGGAACACTGAGAATGAAGGAGAGTTCTCACTTACTATTTCTGATCGCAAAGATAATTATGTTTATTGACATCTACGAATTTATTTTTGCTGACAGAACCCTGGTTTCGGTCTCATTATGAAGCTGAATGATTGTACTGTATATCTTTACTTTTAAGTGAAGTAGTTTTGTAAAAGTGATGTAATTTAACTTACATTTGTTCAGTGAGAAAGTATAATAGATTTTCTTTCCAGTGACTTACTTGTTTATGCAATTTGTCTGGTAGTTTGCTCATAAACAGTAAGGAAAATTAggtaatattatttttccttaagCAAACATATTTGGTTTTCAAAGATATTAAGATAAAACACAATATGCTTCAAAAGGTTTTGGTTCTTCAGAGATGTCCAGGTTTCTTCATTTGGCATCATCCACGGGGTTAATGTTTGCTAATGTTGTCCTGAACAGCTTGATAGTTTTGTCTAGAAATTATGACTTTGTTGCTGATTGTAGATTCTGTAGGTGTTCCAAAAGTACCTAAACAAATTGTCAGATTTCTTTTCAAGTTCCATTTCGCTAACATGGAATGAAGTGTATTTTTGTAAAACGCAGGCAAAGTCCTTTTTGTAACTTTAACAGATGTGCTAAGGAGGTCATTCAGTTTTGCTGTGCAACCTAATTTTTGTAGAGAATGCATAAAATAGACAGTGAGTCCCATTTTTATGAAGATAGAATCTCCAGAAAACCAAATAATCAGTCGTAGATCTTCTGTCTGAGCTGCTTCGGGAATAGAAATGCCTTGATGAACAGAAGGTATCACACTGTTAAGATGCTTAAATCACCAAAATAGGGATGTGTTTTATATACTACTTTTTTTGTTTAACAAGTAGCCTTTATATGTTACCAAATGGATGGAATCATCAGGGAATATTTCTTAATATTCTGTGAGTTATATTTCTATTGATTTGATCTGATTTTGTACacctttttatatgtttattagacCCAGGAATTAGGTAATGATGCTTTTATCTTAGTGAGAATGTACTATGAATGTAAGTCACTGACTCTAAGGCCTTTTTAGTTTGCGTATGTAACATTTCCCCTCTTAGGACATGCGAGAATTTCGAGtacactttttttatattaaggatcatgaaggtgccttagaaaggagGCCAGTATCACTCTACACACGTCCAAGTTTCATGGCAAGTTGTGTTTCCAGATGTGCAATTGGTCAAAGAAAAGTGCAA harbors:
- the LOC135217792 gene encoding oocyte zinc finger protein XlCOF6-like, which encodes MKTHTGKKPYTCSVCQKGFSYSGTLKCHMRAHTGEKPYTCSVCQRNFSVSSNLTKHMKTHTGEKPYTCSVCQESFSQSNDLKSHMRTHTGEKPNTCSVCRKSFFDSSTLTKHMRTHTGEKPYTCSVCQKSFSYSVALKCHMKTHTGEKPYTCSVCQRSFSDSSNLKCHMRTHTGEKPYTCSICPRNFSVSSHLIYHMKTHTGEKPYTCSVCQKSFSVSSHLKTHMKTHA